One Pseudodesulfovibrio cashew DNA window includes the following coding sequences:
- a CDS encoding FadR/GntR family transcriptional regulator: MPLKTHNHYDGTAGRKQSRTEAAVYSIESLIRQNGWADGQRLPSQRTLAEELGFSRPTIREALVSLEARGRLVIQPAKGVFLGGPSQGSAPGLPSSVKIQASSALSGRESQMYQFRHAVEPAIAGLVAVNATSAQVEDMGVVVAGMYRALENRDLKEFSRLDFTFHSQMIEAANNRFFTEAITPFLGLFFESQTLPLSFDESVQETVREHERIMEYIRERRPVEAHQAMERHVRGVAKRAGVNLVE, encoded by the coding sequence ATGCCCCTAAAAACACACAATCATTATGACGGGACTGCCGGACGCAAGCAGTCCAGAACAGAGGCTGCAGTATATAGTATTGAGTCATTGATTCGGCAGAACGGCTGGGCGGATGGCCAGAGACTGCCTTCCCAGCGGACACTGGCTGAGGAGCTTGGATTCAGCCGTCCTACCATTCGTGAGGCGCTGGTTTCCCTGGAGGCCAGGGGGCGGCTGGTCATCCAGCCTGCCAAGGGCGTCTTTCTGGGCGGCCCCAGTCAGGGTTCGGCCCCGGGGCTGCCTTCGAGTGTGAAGATTCAGGCCTCGTCCGCGCTCTCCGGCCGCGAATCCCAGATGTACCAGTTCCGCCACGCCGTGGAACCGGCCATAGCCGGTCTGGTTGCGGTCAACGCGACTTCGGCCCAGGTGGAGGACATGGGCGTGGTGGTGGCCGGAATGTACAGGGCTCTCGAAAATCGGGACCTGAAGGAGTTCTCCCGGCTGGACTTCACTTTTCACTCGCAGATGATCGAGGCTGCGAACAACCGCTTCTTCACCGAGGCCATCACCCCGTTTCTGGGCCTGTTTTTCGAGAGTCAGACCCTGCCGCTCTCCTTTGACGAGAGTGTGCAGGAGACCGTACGCGAGCACGAACGGATTATGGAATATATCCGGGAGCGCCGTCCTGTAGAGGCGCATCAGGCCATGGAGCGTCATGTACGCGGCGTTGCCAAACGGGCAGGCGTCAATCTTGTGGAGTAG
- a CDS encoding ABC transporter ATP-binding protein, whose protein sequence is MSSIGKVELSALAKYYGPVEALRDIELTIEAGEYCCLLGPSGCGKSTAVRMISGHEEVTQGDILLDGRNITNAPPAKRKTALMFQNYALFPHLSCVDNVAFSLKIAGESKKARRSQAMELLELVHMAEYAAALPDQLSGGQQQRVALARALITKPSVILLDEPLSALDPFLRVQMRKELRNIQKELDMTFIHVTHSQEEAFALADKVVVMSKGTIQQIATPRQVFETPNTPFVAGFIGGHNIFSAHFEPLSGNGYTVTMDGAAACTCGSQQHLEQAGTYGFSVRADHIRLEEEASGLDMSMPATVVLTEYQGSHVIVHCEIDSGDIVQVNIADDRYFATRPEPGQKVSLGWACRDMNVFPPNRGTAKN, encoded by the coding sequence ATGAGCAGCATCGGAAAAGTGGAATTGTCGGCACTGGCCAAATATTACGGCCCCGTCGAAGCGTTACGCGACATAGAGTTGACCATCGAGGCTGGAGAATACTGCTGCCTGCTCGGACCGAGCGGATGCGGCAAAAGCACGGCTGTACGCATGATCTCCGGGCATGAGGAGGTCACGCAAGGCGACATCCTGCTGGACGGGCGCAACATCACCAATGCGCCGCCTGCAAAGCGAAAGACCGCGCTGATGTTCCAGAACTATGCCCTGTTCCCCCACCTCTCCTGCGTGGACAACGTCGCCTTCAGCCTGAAAATTGCGGGCGAGTCCAAGAAGGCCCGCCGCAGTCAGGCCATGGAACTACTGGAACTGGTGCACATGGCTGAATATGCGGCCGCGCTGCCCGACCAGCTTTCCGGCGGGCAGCAGCAGCGGGTGGCCCTTGCCCGAGCCCTCATCACCAAGCCTTCGGTCATCCTGCTCGACGAACCCCTCTCGGCGCTGGACCCGTTCCTCCGCGTGCAGATGCGCAAGGAGCTGCGGAACATCCAGAAGGAGCTGGACATGACATTCATCCATGTCACCCACTCCCAGGAAGAGGCCTTCGCCCTGGCGGACAAGGTGGTGGTCATGTCCAAGGGCACCATTCAGCAGATCGCGACGCCCCGCCAGGTCTTCGAGACGCCGAACACCCCCTTCGTTGCCGGATTCATCGGCGGCCACAACATCTTTTCAGCACATTTCGAACCCCTTTCCGGGAACGGATACACGGTGACCATGGATGGCGCCGCCGCTTGCACGTGCGGTTCGCAGCAGCACCTCGAGCAGGCAGGCACCTACGGTTTCTCCGTGCGGGCGGACCACATCCGCCTCGAGGAGGAAGCTTCCGGCCTCGACATGAGCATGCCTGCCACCGTGGTTTTGACCGAATACCAGGGAAGCCACGTCATTGTGCATTGCGAAATCGACAGCGGCGATATTGTACAGGTCAATATCGCCGACGACAGATATTTTGCGACTCGCCCAGAACCGGGACAGAAAGTCTCTCTCGGCTGGGCCTGCCGCGACATGAATGTATTTCCCCCTAATAGGGGCACTGCCAAAAACTAG
- a CDS encoding ABC transporter substrate-binding protein, with protein sequence MGKDEAKKTGKMSRRKFLGTAAAATAAVAAAPVITGFPTVWAQNIKNIKLRQFGTGTASVNAIADKVKEELGFTIEMTALDSDAVVQRAVTQPKSYDIADIEYWVCKKVYPSGCIQPMDTSRIKLYDKISPLFKNGKLTPDSKIAQGTAPHTVGFVEHKDDTKFSKNETKWMTLIPTIYNADTLGIRPDLVGREIKNWRDIMDPAFKGKTSILNIPAIGIMDAAMICESMGVIKYGDKGNMTRDEIDKTIEVLKKAKKDGQFRAFWKSFDESVNLMSSGEVVIQSMWSPAVAAVRAKGIPCKYQPLEEGYRAWGGGLGIARHLSGLELDAAYEYFNWYISGWAGAYLNRQGYYSAAPETSKQYMSDDEWGYWIEGKAAKKDIVSPEGVVMEKAGAIRDGGSYNERMGHVACWNSVMDENKYMIRKWNEFIAS encoded by the coding sequence ATGGGTAAAGACGAGGCAAAGAAAACCGGCAAGATGAGTCGCAGGAAATTTTTGGGAACCGCTGCAGCAGCCACCGCTGCCGTCGCAGCGGCACCGGTCATCACCGGTTTCCCCACCGTGTGGGCCCAGAACATCAAGAACATCAAACTGCGCCAGTTCGGCACGGGCACCGCGAGCGTCAACGCCATCGCGGACAAGGTCAAGGAAGAGCTCGGCTTCACCATCGAGATGACCGCCCTGGACTCCGACGCGGTCGTGCAGCGCGCGGTCACCCAGCCCAAGTCCTACGACATCGCGGACATTGAATACTGGGTCTGCAAAAAAGTGTATCCCAGCGGCTGCATCCAGCCCATGGATACCTCCCGCATCAAGCTCTACGACAAGATTTCCCCCCTGTTTAAAAACGGCAAGTTGACCCCCGACTCCAAGATCGCGCAGGGAACCGCCCCGCACACGGTCGGCTTCGTCGAACACAAGGACGACACGAAGTTTTCCAAGAACGAAACCAAGTGGATGACCCTTATCCCGACCATTTACAATGCCGACACCCTCGGCATCCGTCCCGACCTGGTCGGCCGCGAGATCAAGAACTGGCGTGACATCATGGACCCCGCGTTCAAGGGCAAAACCTCCATCCTGAACATTCCGGCCATCGGCATCATGGACGCCGCCATGATCTGCGAGTCCATGGGCGTCATCAAGTACGGCGACAAGGGCAACATGACCCGCGACGAGATCGACAAGACCATCGAGGTCCTCAAGAAGGCCAAGAAGGACGGCCAGTTCCGCGCCTTCTGGAAGTCCTTTGACGAGTCCGTCAACCTCATGTCCTCCGGCGAAGTCGTCATCCAGTCCATGTGGTCCCCGGCAGTCGCCGCAGTCCGCGCCAAGGGCATCCCCTGCAAGTACCAGCCGCTGGAAGAAGGCTACCGCGCCTGGGGCGGCGGCCTGGGCATCGCCCGCCACCTGTCCGGCCTGGAGCTGGACGCCGCCTACGAGTACTTCAACTGGTACATCTCCGGCTGGGCCGGCGCCTACCTCAACCGCCAGGGCTACTACAGCGCGGCCCCCGAGACCTCCAAGCAGTACATGTCGGACGACGAATGGGGCTACTGGATCGAGGGCAAGGCCGCCAAGAAGGACATCGTCAGCCCCGAAGGCGTTGTCATGGAAAAGGCCGGTGCCATCCGCGACGGTGGTTCCTACAACGAGCGCATGGGCCACGTGGCCTGCTGGAACTCGGTCATGGACGAGAACAAGTACATGATCCGCAAGTGGAACGAATTCATCGCCTCCTAA
- a CDS encoding ABC transporter permease produces MENAKSAYLQALPLFMIMLIFLVIPTIMIVIVSFWDYNAFSVIPDFIWDNYDFLLTSSVTWQAYAKTLFYAVTSWALTLLIGFTAAHYMAFHLRTTKSQTICFLLATVPFLTSNIIRMISWIPLLGRNGLVNQTLQAVGLTDHPLEFLLYSDFSVVLAFVHLYTLFMVVPIFNSMMRIDRKLVEAAIDAGATPWQVITQVIIPLSKSGITIGTIFVFTLVMGDFITVRLMSGGLSASVGLLIYNEISLLQYPAAAAGAVTLLATVLIMLAILFRFANIRKDL; encoded by the coding sequence ATGGAAAACGCCAAAAGCGCATATCTCCAGGCTCTCCCGCTCTTCATGATCATGCTGATCTTCCTGGTCATCCCGACCATCATGATCGTGATCGTCAGTTTCTGGGACTACAACGCCTTTTCCGTCATCCCCGATTTCATCTGGGACAACTACGATTTTCTGCTGACATCGTCCGTAACATGGCAGGCCTACGCCAAGACCCTGTTCTACGCCGTAACCTCATGGGCGCTGACGCTGCTCATAGGCTTCACCGCAGCCCACTACATGGCCTTTCATCTCCGCACCACCAAGTCGCAGACCATCTGCTTCCTGCTGGCCACGGTGCCCTTCCTCACCTCGAACATCATCCGCATGATTTCCTGGATTCCCCTGCTCGGCCGCAACGGACTGGTCAACCAGACGCTCCAGGCCGTCGGGCTGACCGATCACCCGTTGGAATTTCTTCTCTACAGCGACTTTTCCGTGGTCCTGGCCTTTGTCCACCTCTACACCCTGTTCATGGTGGTGCCCATCTTCAACTCCATGATGCGCATCGACCGCAAGCTGGTCGAAGCGGCCATCGACGCAGGTGCGACACCCTGGCAGGTCATCACCCAGGTGATCATCCCCCTGTCCAAGTCCGGCATCACCATCGGCACCATCTTCGTGTTCACCCTGGTCATGGGAGACTTCATCACGGTCCGGCTCATGAGCGGCGGACTGAGCGCCTCGGTTGGGCTGCTCATCTACAACGAGATCAGCCTGCTGCAGTATCCCGCAGCGGCAGCGGGCGCCGTGACCCTGCTGGCCACGGTCCTGATAATGCTCGCCATCCTCTTCAGATTCGCCAACATCCGCAAGGATCTCTAG
- a CDS encoding ABC transporter permease: protein MQNSTKRPMSFYFLTAFFALFILFLYGPTLTIGILSFQGPSGGLTFPMNGVSLHWYYKLFEQQAVGDFGGSLTRSLLLALAVMVTTVVISLSAGMAFRKKFKGSGVLFYLTIVSLIIPSILISLGIGLLFNQVGIEPTWYGSAFGAHLTWTLPFGLLIMFAVFNRFDKSYEAAARDMCATPFQTLRYVVVPLILPSLVGVGLFGFTLSYDEFARTIMTSGSQNTLPLEIFGMTTNVTTPVLYALGTLTTFISFVVIVGTLFILHMLKRRRNRAAIGK from the coding sequence ATGCAGAACTCGACCAAGCGCCCGATGAGCTTCTACTTCCTGACCGCCTTCTTCGCCCTGTTCATTCTCTTTCTGTACGGGCCTACGCTGACCATCGGCATCCTCTCGTTCCAGGGTCCGTCCGGCGGCCTGACCTTTCCCATGAACGGCGTATCACTGCACTGGTACTACAAGCTGTTCGAACAGCAGGCCGTGGGCGACTTCGGCGGCTCCCTGACCCGCTCGCTCCTGCTGGCCCTGGCGGTAATGGTCACCACCGTGGTCATCTCCCTTTCGGCGGGCATGGCCTTCCGCAAGAAGTTCAAGGGAAGCGGCGTGCTCTTCTACCTGACCATCGTCAGCCTGATCATCCCGTCCATCCTCATCAGCCTCGGTATCGGCCTGCTCTTCAACCAGGTCGGGATCGAGCCCACCTGGTACGGCTCGGCCTTCGGCGCACACCTGACCTGGACCCTGCCCTTCGGCCTGCTGATCATGTTCGCGGTGTTCAACCGGTTCGACAAGTCCTACGAGGCGGCGGCCAGGGACATGTGCGCCACGCCGTTCCAGACCCTGCGCTACGTGGTGGTTCCGCTCATCCTGCCCAGCCTGGTCGGCGTGGGCCTGTTCGGCTTCACCCTCTCCTACGACGAGTTTGCGCGTACCATCATGACCTCGGGGTCGCAGAACACCTTGCCGCTTGAGATCTTCGGCATGACCACCAACGTGACCACGCCCGTGCTCTATGCCCTGGGGACTCTGACCACCTTCATTTCCTTTGTAGTCATCGTCGGCACCCTGTTCATCCTCCACATGCTCAAACGACGCCGCAACCGCGCCGCCATCGGAAAATAG
- a CDS encoding aspartate/glutamate racemase family protein yields the protein MRILIINPNSSAPMTRSIEETARRVCSSGTDITAACPPDSPLSIEGHSDGALAAYHMLRLTDQSDPADGYVVACFDDTGVDALRERLAGPVLGIGEAAMHAATMLACRFSVLTTLERSVPIIEDNAARYGLGIRCRGVHASDLPVLALEESGDDSAFSIIREAATRILKKDRSDALVLGCGGMTHFAERLGNELGVPVVDGVSTAVRFVESLIGLNLGTSKAGGYAYPREKTSPISKEDSHA from the coding sequence ATGCGCATCCTGATCATCAATCCCAACTCCAGCGCGCCCATGACCCGCTCCATCGAGGAGACCGCCCGCAGGGTCTGCTCGTCCGGGACCGACATCACCGCAGCCTGCCCGCCAGACAGCCCTCTCTCCATCGAGGGGCACTCGGACGGCGCGCTGGCCGCGTATCACATGCTCCGGCTGACGGACCAAAGCGATCCGGCCGACGGATACGTGGTCGCCTGCTTCGATGACACGGGCGTTGACGCCCTGCGAGAAAGGTTGGCTGGCCCCGTCCTGGGCATTGGCGAGGCGGCCATGCACGCCGCCACCATGCTCGCCTGCCGTTTCTCGGTCCTGACCACCCTCGAGCGGTCTGTCCCCATTATCGAAGACAATGCGGCCAGGTACGGATTGGGCATCCGGTGCCGGGGCGTACACGCGTCCGACCTCCCGGTTCTGGCCTTGGAGGAATCCGGCGACGACAGCGCATTTTCCATTATCCGCGAGGCCGCGACCCGCATCCTGAAGAAGGACCGCAGCGACGCTCTGGTGCTCGGCTGCGGAGGAATGACCCACTTCGCGGAACGGCTTGGCAATGAACTCGGCGTCCCGGTGGTGGACGGCGTGTCCACGGCGGTCAGGTTCGTGGAGTCGCTGATCGGGCTCAACCTCGGGACGAGCAAGGCCGGAGGCTACGCATACCCCCGTGAAAAGACCTCCCCCATTTCCAAGGAAGACAGCCATGCATGA
- the allB gene encoding allantoinase AllB → MHDLVLVNARLVTEETVRDATVGITDGRIARIAPPEESLEGTRSLDCSGKLVLPGFIDLHVHFNEPGLTRREDYFTGSSGAAAGGITLFADMPLSNAPYTLTEADVHDKIARAQRSSVVDFAIWGGFVEDNVNEMAPMANAGAYGFKMFTCDAGDGFPTPAPETMRRGFSEAGELGVFIGAHCEDQAAMDRNALRCPPGMEEIDRFLAIHDPETELSAVRFALGLAERTGAHLHICHASLPETVDLVTEARRHGVAASVETCPQYLLCTEEDLHRIRGPLKCTPPVRNRDSVEGLWQRVFDGAVDFLGTDHSPAEVEEKHQSSFNACWGGINGVQYLFPLLHTEGVVRRGMDIRQLVRLYSSEPARFIGHYPNRGTLAEGSEASFVLFDPEAQWTIRAEKQLTKHRQTPYDGMRCTGRIEQTWLRGEPVCVYDDDTGGHRLSGRKGAGKLVTPVNNKGQKK, encoded by the coding sequence ATGCATGATCTCGTTTTGGTAAACGCCCGGCTGGTGACCGAGGAGACTGTCCGCGACGCCACGGTCGGCATCACCGATGGCCGCATCGCCCGTATAGCTCCGCCCGAAGAATCCCTTGAAGGAACCCGAAGCCTGGACTGCTCCGGGAAGCTCGTGCTGCCGGGCTTCATCGACCTGCATGTCCACTTCAACGAGCCGGGCCTGACCCGTCGCGAAGACTATTTCACGGGCTCGTCCGGCGCGGCGGCAGGCGGCATCACCCTTTTTGCGGACATGCCCCTCTCCAATGCGCCGTACACCCTCACGGAAGCGGACGTGCACGACAAGATCGCCAGGGCGCAACGCTCTTCGGTCGTTGATTTCGCCATCTGGGGCGGTTTTGTCGAAGACAACGTCAACGAGATGGCCCCCATGGCAAACGCCGGAGCATACGGCTTCAAGATGTTCACCTGCGACGCAGGCGACGGCTTTCCCACACCCGCGCCCGAGACCATGCGGCGGGGTTTCTCCGAAGCCGGAGAACTCGGCGTGTTCATCGGCGCACACTGCGAAGACCAGGCGGCAATGGACCGTAACGCCCTGCGTTGCCCGCCCGGCATGGAAGAAATCGACCGATTCCTGGCCATCCACGACCCGGAAACGGAGCTGTCCGCAGTCCGGTTCGCCCTGGGTCTGGCCGAACGGACCGGAGCGCACCTCCACATCTGCCATGCGAGCCTGCCCGAAACCGTGGACCTCGTGACCGAGGCACGGCGACACGGCGTTGCCGCCAGCGTGGAGACCTGCCCACAATACCTGCTCTGCACCGAAGAAGACCTGCACCGCATCCGGGGTCCGCTCAAGTGCACCCCGCCGGTGCGCAACCGTGACTCGGTGGAAGGGCTGTGGCAACGGGTGTTCGACGGTGCCGTGGACTTTCTGGGCACAGACCATTCCCCCGCCGAAGTAGAAGAGAAGCACCAAAGTTCCTTCAACGCCTGCTGGGGTGGCATCAACGGCGTCCAATACCTTTTCCCCCTGTTGCACACGGAGGGAGTCGTCCGGCGCGGAATGGACATCCGCCAATTGGTTCGGCTCTACAGCTCGGAGCCGGCCCGATTCATCGGGCACTACCCGAACAGGGGAACCCTGGCGGAAGGCAGCGAGGCCAGCTTCGTCCTCTTCGACCCGGAAGCCCAATGGACCATCCGGGCGGAGAAACAGCTCACCAAGCACCGACAGACACCATACGACGGCATGCGTTGTACGGGCCGCATCGAACAGACCTGGCTCCGAGGCGAGCCCGTCTGCGTCTACGATGACGACACCGGAGGACACAGGCTCTCGGGCCGGAAAGGAGCCGGGAAGCTCGTCACCCCCGTGAACAATAAAGGGCAAAAAAAATGA